One Bemisia tabaci chromosome 7, PGI_BMITA_v3 DNA window includes the following coding sequences:
- the LOC109029608 gene encoding mitochondrial import inner membrane translocase subunit Tim21 has protein sequence MMRVSPRRFISPSFLILAKRNCSLESSFLRLCCISNVPPSPSNYFLLRTYSNESKKDESIVRVERTDSSEVSTTVHKVKEATKTVSYMGIIVFGVGLTGVIFYAIFKELFSSNSPNSIYTKALKRCETDTKVTNAIGDGIKGYGEETRRGRRQHVSHIFFERDGVEHLRMKFYIEGCRKKATVNLEMKKNASGNFEYRYLFVQLNDYPHDVIILEDNRFPKGVPNVPSPSLEFDLSKY, from the exons ATGATGAGAGTTTCTCCACGACGGTTCATCTCGCCCAGCTTTCTTATTCTGGCGAAAAGAAATTGCTCTCTTGAAAGTTCGTTCTTACGACTGTGCTGTATTAGCAATGTTCCGCCGTCACCTTCAAATTACTTCCTTCTGAGGACTTACTCCAATGAAAGCAAAAAAGATGAATCAATTGTCCGAGTTGAACGAACTGACAGTAGCGAAGTATCCACAACTGTACATAAAGTTAAAGAAGCTACAAAAACGGTGTCTTATATGGGCATCATAGTGTTTGGGGTTGGATTAACTGGAGTCATATTTTATgctattttcaaagaattatttTCCAGCAATAGCCCAAACAGCATCTATACTAAGGCATTGAAAAGATGTGAGACGGATACGAAAGTTACCAATGCCATTGGTGATGGGATCAAAGGCTATGGAGAAGAAACTCGTCGTGGTCGCCGACAGCATGTCAG CCACATTTTCTTCGAGCGAGATGGCGTAGAGCATTTGCGAATGAAGTTTTATATTGAAGGATGCAGGAAGAAAGCCACCGTCAACCTGGAAATGAAGAAG aatgcgtccggaaattttgaatatagGTACTTGTTCGTCCAATTGAATGATTATCCACATGATGTCATTATTTTGGAAGATAACCGGTTTCCGAAAGGAGTTCCGAACGTTCCAAGCCCGAGCCTTGAGTTTGACTTGTCAAAGTACTAG